GATGAAGTGCATTATGCTACTGTTATTGATAATAATCAAGACATGACTTTGTCTGGAACGATCAACAGAAGTTTAATTCTTTTTTTATTATTGATTGCTTCTGCAACAGTAATTTGGTGGGCAACTTTTAATGGAATCAATCCAATAGTTCCTGCATTTGGTGGAGCAATTGTTGGATTAATTTTGGTAGTAATTGCTGCATTCAAACCTGAATATTCACCTTATTTAGCTCCTGGATATGCACTTTTTGAAGGATTATTTATTGGTGGGATATCTGCTATTTTTGAAGTGCAATATCCTGGAATTGTAACTCAGGCAGTAGGCGCAACCTTTGTGACTTTTGCAGTTTGCCTTGGATTGTATAAATATAAAATTGTTAAAGTAACCGAGCAATTCAAATCAGTGGTTATAGCAGCAACATTTGCCATCGCAACTTATTATTTAGTTTCTTGGTTGTTTTCTATGTTCACAAGTTTTGTACCAGTACATTATGGAAATTCTATGATGAGTATTGGTATTAGCGTATTTGTAATTGTAATTGCAGCATTAAATTTGTTCTTAGATTTTGACAGAATTGAAAAAGGAGTGGAACAAAGAATGCCAAAATATATGGAATGGTATGGTGCAATGGGATTGATGATAACACTAGTGTGGTTGTATATCGAATTTTTAAGATTGTTATCAAAATTATCTAAAAAATAGAACAAATAAATTGTATATATAAAGATGCCCTTCCGAAATGAAGGGCATTTTTTTTAATTTATAGCCACTAATAAAATGGTTCTTATCTTAATTTTTAATTTATAAAGGAATTGTAGCTTTCAAATCATTAAATTTGCATCCTTATTTAGAGACATGTTAGAAAAAGAAATAATAAATTTTGAAAAAACGGCTATTGTTGGTATTGTTACTCAAAACCAAAGTGAAGAAAAACTCAAAGAATATCTTGATGAATTAGAGTTTTTGACTTTTACAGCTGGGGGAGAAGTGGTTAAGCGCTTTTCGCAAAAAATGGAACGTCCCAATCCTAAAACTTTTGTGGGAACTGGAAAGCTGGAAGAGATTTGTCTTTTTGTAAAAGAAAATGACATATCAACTTTAGTATTTGATGATGAATTATCACCTTCACAACAAAAGAATATATCTAAAATAATTGATTGTAAAATATTAGACCGTACGCATCTTATACTTGATATTTTTGCTCAAAGAGCAGAGACTTCTTATGCAAGAACACAAGTAGAACTAGCGCAATGTCAATATTTGTTACCAAGACTTTCTGGAATGTGGACACACTTGGAACGTCAAAAAGGAGGTATCGGAATGCGTGGTCCTGGAGAAACCGAGATTGAAACCGATAGACGTATTGTCCGCGATCGTATAGCATTACTTAAAGAGAAGATTAAGACTATCGATAAGCAAATGGGTGTACAACGCAGTAATCGTGGTGCGATGGTGCGTGTGGCTTTGGTGGGTTATACCAATGTTGGAAAATCGACATTAATGAATGCTATTGGAAAAAGTGATGTGTTTGTAGAAAATAAACTTTTTGCAACATTAGATACTACGGTTCGAAAAGTAGTTATTAAGAATTTACCTTTCTTACTATCAGATACTGTTGGTTTTATTCGAAAATTGCCTACTCAATTGGTAGATTCTTTCAAGAGTACCTTGGATGAAGTTCGTGAAGCCGATTTGTTATTGCATGTTGTAGATATTTCACATCCAGAATTTGAAGATCATATTGCATCGGTAAATCAAACCTTATTGGATATTAAAGCTCATGATAAACCTGTTATCATGGTTTTCAATAAAATTGACGCCTATAAACATTTGACTATTGATGAAGATGATTTAATGACCGAGAAAACACCTAGACATTTTACATTGAAAGAATGGGAGCAAACCTGGATGCACCGTTTGGATGGACAAAATGCTTTGTTTATTTCAGCATCTCAAAAAGAAAATTTTGAAGAATTTAGAGAGTGTGTTTACGAGGCGGTTCGAGAAATACACATTACTCGTTTTCCATATAACAAATTTTTATATCCAGATTATAAAGATGCTGTCGAGAAAGAAGAAGACAATGAATAATAAAAAAAGACCTTTTAGTAATTACTAAAAGGTCTTTTTTATTTGATCTAAAAATTATAATTCAGCCCTACACCAAACACTTCTTTAGTTTGAAAACCTGAAAAAGCATCATCATCATAGATAGCTTGAAAATTAAAATTGGCAGTTAATATTTTATTTATTTTCATTACTATAATTAAATTGTAATTGATATCAATATTTTGCGGATCTTTTAAATAGTTAGAATATAAATTCAAAAGATTTTCGGCAGTGACATTTTCCATTAATGTGAATTTATAATAGCCAGTTGCATTGAAACCTAATTGATATAATACACTTTTGTTTGCATTTACTCCAAAATAACTGCCATCTACATAATCAGGAACAGAAGTGTAAAAACTGTCTACAAAAGTGAATTTAGATGTTAAGGGAGCAAAATTAATTTTGAAATTCTCTGTCTTTTTCCAATACATACCCGGACCAAATAGAAGATAACCTGGCGACATAAAGTTGGTGTTTTCTTCTCTTATTTCTGCTCCATTTTCATCTTTAGAGTATAGATATCCTTTTGTAAACTGTGTTCTAAAATTTGCTAAAAATGAATAATACCAATTACTTCCGTCTGTTCTTTTAGCGATAATAGAATTGATTTCGAGTTGGTCATCCGTTTTCTTTTCAAAACTAGCGCTTTGTGTTTGAAGCAACCCATAGGAAGCTAAGATCCTATTTTCCCATGAAAAAGTATTTTTCTTGTAATCTATTTTATAATCAACCCCAAGGTTTCCCGAGAAACTATTTTCACCGCCTGCGATCCAATTGTTAAAGCTGGCTTGGTTAAAAAGAAAGGTGAGTTTGCCATTTGACATCCAGCCATTCTTAATGGTATCATCTACAGTTTTTGCTGCATCTTCTGTTTTTTTGATTAATTCTTTTTCAGAGGATTGAGCTAAAATTTTTCCTGAAAATTGAAGCAGAATAGCTAACAATAGTATTTTTTTCATTGTAAGAGTATTAGTTCTAATACAAATATAACGAAAAGAATAAAGGGGTAAAAAACGCTAAATTAAAAAATAATTATTTTTTGGCTGTTTTGTATAGAGGAACGGCCGAACAAGCTTCGCCATACATTATGCTTCTGGCATAAGGCTGTAAATATTGCGCTGCCAATACATAAGCTCGCATAGGAACTGGTTTTTTGGAACAGCCTTTTATGATAACTGGTTTATCCTGATATACCGTGTAATCAATAGAAGATAAAAGTTCTTCATATAGAGATGCGTCCAAATCTTCAACATACCCGTTTACAATTTTTTTGGCAAAAGGAGCAAGATGCATAGTTACTAAAATAATTGCCCATTGAGGAATAATGGCATCTGTACCACATGTGACGGCCACATATTGGTCTTGGTATTTTGACCAATCCTGATTATTAAGATGCTCTCTAAAATCTTTTTCCTTTAACAAAAAGCCTTCATAAAGCCACTGGGAAATATCGATTTGCGCTCGAACTCCAGCAGGATAATAGTCTTCAAGATCAAAAACTTCTAAAACACTATTGGCTACTTTATTTATAATTTCTTCCATGGTAAGTCTTAAACAATGTCGAAAGTCATAAAGTTTCTAATTTAAACTTTATGACTTTCGACTATGACTGTTTTATAGCATTCCTAATTCTAACTTTGCCTCTTCACTCATCAAATCTTTGCTCCATGGCGGGTCAAAAGTGATTTCTACTTCAGCATCTTTAACATTTTCAATTGATTTGATTTTTTCTTCTACTTCTCTTGGCAAACTTTCCGCTACTGGACAGTTTGGAGAAGTTAGCGTCATCAATATTTTTACTTCCAAATCGGTATTTACCATTACATCATAAATCAATCCCAATTCGTAAATATCTACTGGAATCTCTGGATCGTAAATGGTTTTCAATTTTTTTACAATTGATTCTCCTAATTCTGTGGTGTCTATTTCTTGTTCCATTTTTATTTTTTTTATTTTAAAACATATAAGTTTTTTTATTCAACCATTAAGAGATTAAGTTTCATTAAGCTAAATTGTCTTAATTTCTGAATGGTAAATTTTTAATATTTAAATGTCTTATATGGTTAATTTTAATTTTTCTTAGCATCAAATGCCAATGCGTACATTTTAATATTTTTTATCATTGATACCAATCCATTAGCTCTTGTTGGCGAAAGATGTTCTTTCAATCCTATTTCGTCAATAAAATCAGTATCTGCGTTTAGTATATCAGCTGCTTTTTGGTTTGAAAAAGCGCGGATTAAAATTGCGATTATTCCTTTGGTCAAAATAGCATCACTATCAGCTGTAAATACGATAGTATCATCTTTTTGTTCACCCTGCAACCAAACTTTGGATTGACATCCTTTGATGAGATTATTATCGGTTTTGAGTTCTTCTTTAATTAAAGGAAGGTTTTTACCTAAATCGATAATATATTCATAACGTTGCATCCAGTCGTCAAACATAGAAAACTCGTCTATAATTTCGTTTTGTATTTCTTTTATTGTCATTATTCTTTTTTTGAAAAGGATAGTAATGTATTTACTATGTTTTTTATTTTTTCTGGTGGAAACCCATTGTCGAAAGTCTGGCTTTCATAGTTTTTTCCTTTATATATTATTTTCAAATTTGCCATTGCCGCACCATCGTGAAAACGTTTTTGAGTGGGTGCTTTTAAACTTGGAATTTCTTCCAAATCCACCTTCTGGAATTCAGTAATTAAGGCATTCCATTGTTCATCTGTCAGCGAACTAGAAACTGGTTTCCCATCTCTTATCTTTGTAACTGACACTGTTTTATTTTCGACAACAATATTATTATACAAACCCCTTGAATTGACAGTATACTCGATTTTTGCTGTAATCAAATCAGGATTATTTTGACTTTGACAGTTTTTACCAAGAACTAACGTTAAAAACAAAAGAGATAGAATTTTCATAATTTTTGTTTTATGACAACATTATTTTTGCCTTTTTTACAGCTTCGACCATCATATCAATTTCTTCTTTAGTATTGTAAAAAGAAAACGAAGCTCTTATCGTTCCTGGAATACAAAAGAAATTCATAATCGGCTGGGCACAATGATGTCCAGTTCTTACTGCAATTCCCAGTTTGTCTATAATAGTTCCAATATCATACGGATGAATACCATCAATATTAAACGACACTACCGAAGTCTTTTCAACAGCAGTTCCAAAAATCTTCAAACCTTCAATTTCTAACAATCGTTTTGTAGCGTAATGCAATAATTCTAATTCTTGCTTCTGAATGTTTTCAAAACCAATTTCATTCATGTAATCAATAGCAGTACCCAGAACGATGCCTCCTGCAATATTTGGTGTACCCGCTTCAAATTTATGTGGCAATTCGGCATACGTGGTTTTTTCAAAAGTCACTTCCTTAATCATTTCACCACCACCTTGATATGGAGGTAATTTATTCAACCAAGCTTCTTTACCGTATAAAATACCAGTTCCAGTTGGACCACACATTTTATGACCCGAAAAAACGTAGAAATCACAATCCAAAGCCTGAACATCTGGTTTCAAATGCGGTACCGCTTGTGCACCATCAATCAAAATTGCCGCACCAACTTCGTGCGCTTTATCAATCATATATTTAATAGGATTGATGGTTCCCAATGCATTCGAAATATGATTTACAGTTACAATTTTGGTATTCGAAGACAGCAATTTGTCATATTCACTCATGATCAATTCCCCTTCATCATTCATCGGAATAACTTTGAGAGTAGCACCTGTTTTTTCACACAACATTTGCCAAGGCACTATATTGCTGTGATGTTCTAATGCGGAAACCAATACTTCATCTCCTGGTTTTAAAATGGAAGCAAATCCATTGGCTACAAGATTAATACCAAACGTAGTTCCCGAAGTAAAAAGCACCTCGTGAAGATGTTTAGCATTCACATGATTTTGCACTTTAGCACGAGACACTTCATAAGCATCTGTCGCCAATTGGCTCAAAGTGTGAACACCCCTATGAATGTTCGCATTGATTTCCTGATAATATTGTGCAATCGCATCAATAACCACTTGCGGTTTTTGCGAAGTCGCACCGTTATCGAAATATACTAATGGTTTTCCATTTACTTTTTCTGAAAGAATAGGAAAGTCGGCTCTTATTTTTTGAATATCTAACATTCTTTTATTTAGATTTTTTCTAAATACAAAAGTAACACAATTGATTTACTTTTTTGTGATACAATAGTTAATAATTCCAAAAACAGTAAGCATTACGAGCAGTGTTTTAGTAATAAGCTATGTTCTATTAAAATTTTTAGGAGCACAAACAAAAGGTATTTTCAGGAAAGATGGGTTCCCGCTATCCGTTACAATCTCTTCGCAAAAGCTACGAGGATTTCCACTCCTATCGGGGCTAAAGAGAGAGACTTGGCATTTTTGTAATTATTTATAATTGAAATGTAGTCATAAACACATTATCGATTTTTATTAAAAACCCCACTGACGGCGTTACAGACGCCATCGGTGGGGTTCGGAACCCCGTTAATGGCGTTCCAGACGCCAAAATTGGGGTTGTATAACGCCATTCACGGCGTTCCAAACCCCAAATTTGAGATTTCTAACTCGATCTTGAAGCTAAATACAATTGGAGCAAGATTATTAAACATTAAAGAATTAAGATAAAAATTTATATGTTCTTATATGCCTTATATGGTTTAAAAAAAAGTTCTTACTATTTACAATCAAATTTAGATTAATAGCCAAATAGTCATTCTAAGTTTAAAGTTTGCGTTTTTTTTTATTAAATTTAAGTACTGATTTTTTCCATATGCAAAAGAATTCTAAAATTATAGCCTTTCTCTTCTTCCTATTTTTGGGATATTTTATATTTATTACCTATCCAAAATTAGAACTGATATCCGGATTCTCTGCAAAAAATGTTGCCTCGGCACATTTTATAGACAACCGTTCACTAGAACTTATCGAGAAAAGCGATAATGATTTTGATGTTATAGGTTGGGCGACCAATCAAATCAATGAATCTGAAAAATCTGCTACAGCAACAGTTTTAGGTTTAAAAGAACGCAAAGCGATCTACCGCCAAGGTCTTGGAGCAACTTTAATCAATGATAATTTTGATGTAACAAAACCCTATGAAGTACCCAGAAGGAATCTATCACAAAACAAATTACCATTTCCTTATGGCGTTCTAGAACCCAAAGACACATCCTTTTCAAACATAGATTACGCAAAATTGAATAAAGCAGTGGCAAATGCATTTGATGCCAATGGCGAAGACGACAAAAGAACACGTTCCGTTTTAGTAATCTATAAAGACAAAATCATTGCAGAGAAATACCTCACTGGTTTTAACAAAAACAGCATTATTTTGGGTTGGTCTATGACAAAGAGTATTACTGGAACTCTTTTTGGAATACTTCAAAAACAAAGAAAATTTGACATCTACAAACCAGCTCCTATTCCCGAATGGCAAAACAATACTCGAAAAAAAATTACGACCAATGATTTGCTTCACATGAATTCGGGATTAGAGTGGGAGGAGGAGTACGATAAAATTTCCGATGCCACCCAAATGCTTTTTCATGACGAAGACATGTCTCGTACACAATTGCTTAAACCAGCTATTTTCGAACCCAATACCCATTGGAATTACTCTTCTGGAACTACCAATTTATTGTCTGGAATTTTGAGAAAGCAGTTCAAAACACATCAAGAATATCTGGATTTTTGGTACTC
The Flavobacterium sp. 5 DNA segment above includes these coding regions:
- a CDS encoding DUF3078 domain-containing protein, producing the protein MKKILLLAILLQFSGKILAQSSEKELIKKTEDAAKTVDDTIKNGWMSNGKLTFLFNQASFNNWIAGGENSFSGNLGVDYKIDYKKNTFSWENRILASYGLLQTQSASFEKKTDDQLEINSIIAKRTDGSNWYYSFLANFRTQFTKGYLYSKDENGAEIREENTNFMSPGYLLFGPGMYWKKTENFKINFAPLTSKFTFVDSFYTSVPDYVDGSYFGVNANKSVLYQLGFNATGYYKFTLMENVTAENLLNLYSNYLKDPQNIDINYNLIIVMKINKILTANFNFQAIYDDDAFSGFQTKEVFGVGLNYNF
- a CDS encoding DUF2480 family protein; protein product: MEEIINKVANSVLEVFDLEDYYPAGVRAQIDISQWLYEGFLLKEKDFREHLNNQDWSKYQDQYVAVTCGTDAIIPQWAIILVTMHLAPFAKKIVNGYVEDLDASLYEELLSSIDYTVYQDKPVIIKGCSKKPVPMRAYVLAAQYLQPYARSIMYGEACSAVPLYKTAKK
- a CDS encoding SUF system Fe-S cluster assembly protein, with amino-acid sequence MEQEIDTTELGESIVKKLKTIYDPEIPVDIYELGLIYDVMVNTDLEVKILMTLTSPNCPVAESLPREVEEKIKSIENVKDAEVEITFDPPWSKDLMSEEAKLELGML
- a CDS encoding aminotransferase class V-fold PLP-dependent enzyme: MLDIQKIRADFPILSEKVNGKPLVYFDNGATSQKPQVVIDAIAQYYQEINANIHRGVHTLSQLATDAYEVSRAKVQNHVNAKHLHEVLFTSGTTFGINLVANGFASILKPGDEVLVSALEHHSNIVPWQMLCEKTGATLKVIPMNDEGELIMSEYDKLLSSNTKIVTVNHISNALGTINPIKYMIDKAHEVGAAILIDGAQAVPHLKPDVQALDCDFYVFSGHKMCGPTGTGILYGKEAWLNKLPPYQGGGEMIKEVTFEKTTYAELPHKFEAGTPNIAGGIVLGTAIDYMNEIGFENIQKQELELLHYATKRLLEIEGLKIFGTAVEKTSVVSFNIDGIHPYDIGTIIDKLGIAVRTGHHCAQPIMNFFCIPGTIRASFSFYNTKEEIDMMVEAVKKAKIMLS
- the hflX gene encoding GTPase HflX, encoding MLEKEIINFEKTAIVGIVTQNQSEEKLKEYLDELEFLTFTAGGEVVKRFSQKMERPNPKTFVGTGKLEEICLFVKENDISTLVFDDELSPSQQKNISKIIDCKILDRTHLILDIFAQRAETSYARTQVELAQCQYLLPRLSGMWTHLERQKGGIGMRGPGETEIETDRRIVRDRIALLKEKIKTIDKQMGVQRSNRGAMVRVALVGYTNVGKSTLMNAIGKSDVFVENKLFATLDTTVRKVVIKNLPFLLSDTVGFIRKLPTQLVDSFKSTLDEVREADLLLHVVDISHPEFEDHIASVNQTLLDIKAHDKPVIMVFNKIDAYKHLTIDEDDLMTEKTPRHFTLKEWEQTWMHRLDGQNALFISASQKENFEEFRECVYEAVREIHITRFPYNKFLYPDYKDAVEKEEDNE
- a CDS encoding serine hydrolase, with product MQKNSKIIAFLFFLFLGYFIFITYPKLELISGFSAKNVASAHFIDNRSLELIEKSDNDFDVIGWATNQINESEKSATATVLGLKERKAIYRQGLGATLINDNFDVTKPYEVPRRNLSQNKLPFPYGVLEPKDTSFSNIDYAKLNKAVANAFDANGEDDKRTRSVLVIYKDKIIAEKYLTGFNKNSIILGWSMTKSITGTLFGILQKQRKFDIYKPAPIPEWQNNTRKKITTNDLLHMNSGLEWEEEYDKISDATQMLFHDEDMSRTQLLKPAIFEPNTHWNYSSGTTNLLSGILRKQFKTHQEYLDFWYSALIDKIGMHSMIVETDMAGNYVGSSYAWATTRDWSKLGLLYLHKGNWNGEQIFDASWAKYVSTPTNTSNGKYGAQFWLNAGGFYPDAPRDMYSCNGYQGQKVYILPSQDLVIVRMGLTGDSKFDFNGLLSGITNSFKK
- a CDS encoding Bax inhibitor-1/YccA family protein, whose product is MNSNNPFLNNKTFSTAASRKDEVHYATVIDNNQDMTLSGTINRSLILFLLLIASATVIWWATFNGINPIVPAFGGAIVGLILVVIAAFKPEYSPYLAPGYALFEGLFIGGISAIFEVQYPGIVTQAVGATFVTFAVCLGLYKYKIVKVTEQFKSVVIAATFAIATYYLVSWLFSMFTSFVPVHYGNSMMSIGISVFVIVIAALNLFLDFDRIEKGVEQRMPKYMEWYGAMGLMITLVWLYIEFLRLLSKLSKK
- a CDS encoding SufE family protein, with the translated sequence MTIKEIQNEIIDEFSMFDDWMQRYEYIIDLGKNLPLIKEELKTDNNLIKGCQSKVWLQGEQKDDTIVFTADSDAILTKGIIAILIRAFSNQKAADILNADTDFIDEIGLKEHLSPTRANGLVSMIKNIKMYALAFDAKKN